DNA from Rhipicephalus microplus isolate Deutch F79 chromosome 5, USDA_Rmic, whole genome shotgun sequence:
TGTCAGAGCCTCACTTCGAGATCGGAGGCTTTGCTGAAGTACGTGAATGCCCTATTTGAGCTGGACACGGGCCCGGTGCGCAAGTTTGGATATGTCTGGCTTTCGCAGCACGTCCGCGGTGACGTAAATGCCGTCGGTTACCTCGACCAACCTCTGAAGTTCTTCCTTAGAAACCTTACCGAGAGTGGTGTGCTGAACAGAACGGCTCTGTTGCTTCTCAGTAACTACGGCAAGCGTGTCGGGAGCATGGCTCTTCCTTCGTCTATCGGCGACCACGAGGTCAAGGCGCCTTTCGGCTTCTTGGTGATGCCCGAGGCGTTCCTTCGAACGAATCCGGACGTAGCTGTCGCCCTCGAGGTCAACCAGCGCCGGATGGTGTCGGCGTACGACATCCACGCGACGCTTTTGGCCCTGGCCCGATGGCCCGACGACAAGCACAGCTCTACAGAGAGGGGCTTGAGCTTACTACAGCCTTTTCCGCACAAGAGGTCATGCGGTGACGTCTTCGCACAGCCCGACGCCTGCGCCTGTCTCGGTTCGAGGTCCACGGTGTTGCCGTACGCTGCGGACCTTCCTCTCTTTGCCAGATTTGCCATCGATCACATGAACGACGCGACCCAGGCCAACTTCCCGGGCCGCTGTGTTCGGTGGGAACTAGATCGCGTAAACAAAGCGGACGTCATAGGAGGTGGCGAAGGTATCGGCAGGCTAGAGCTTCGAGTTGAGCTGACGACCACGCGAAACGTGACTTTCGAAGTGTTTGGCGCCGTAATTGACAGTAGTGTACCGAAGTATCATTTGAGCTATATAAACAGACTCGAGTTGACTGGAACACACTCCAACTGTATCAACGACAAACCGTTCAAAACGTACTGCCTTTGCAGTACGAGTTCTGAAAACTCAAGGTAGAATGCTGGGGAGGTTGCGAAGCTTTCAGttttattttttctcgtttttgttTAATTCCATTTTGTTGAACGCAATTTTTAACATCTTTTTCCTCAAATATGTACAACCACTACTTCTTGTGCGTCATTATATGAATCGTAATGTTTGTTTGAGTGTTGTACGAGTTATGTTATTTCATCAAGCATACTTCTGAATTTCTTAATGAAATAAATA
Protein-coding regions in this window:
- the LOC142817166 gene encoding uncharacterized protein LOC142817166; translation: MRQFLCIAALYALLVPWMIYLTSRLELATLKQVSLSIKSDGPHYVINTSECLFPLYEPFHWSVAYLYRRRLSIENKCRGIEQFVFFVNVSVPLLNAKRLEDTYGLTPSSLQCHYHAVVEVGSGIGVAQEVETGPRRPLIFGEHLLEEHVQITCVRDGIPLFTEFHLLPVQKKRLNTALRRGQGEWFSPWAAFRDKLSVLVIGIDSVSRLNSMRHLRKTRKYLSSKLKAYELLGFSAVTSDPLQSQVSLLAGLDVREMSSLSEDQNFHVPLHLSLTSRSEALLKYVNALFELDTGPVRKFGYVWLSQHVRGDVNAVGYLDQPLKFFLRNLTESGVLNRTALLLLSNYGKRVGSMALPSSIGDHEVKAPFGFLVMPEAFLRTNPDVAVALEVNQRRMVSAYDIHATLLALARWPDDKHSSTERGLSLLQPFPHKRSCGDVFAQPDACACLGSRSTVLPYAADLPLFARFAIDHMNDATQANFPGRCVRWELDRVNKADVIGGGEGIGRLELRVELTTTRNVTFEVFGAVIDSSVPKYHLSYINRLELTGTHSNCINDKPFKTYCLCSTSSENSR